A window from Aquabacterium sp. NJ1 encodes these proteins:
- a CDS encoding ABC transporter permease, which produces MLNYVLRRLAYGLLILIGVNLITFVLFFTVNTPDDMARLNIGGKRVTPDQIEKWKVERGYDKPLLFNDKLSGADKLTETVFWDRSVSLFKFDFGRADNASAGDIGYQIRQRMGVSLQLTVPLFLLGLLASVIFALWLVMFRGTRIDFWGVVACVFMMSISSLIYIIAGQFLFSRMARLAPISGYANGLDALRFLVLPIGLMLLASLAGQARFYRTLFLEEAGKDYVRTARAKGLGEVRVMRAHVLRNAMLPIITSAGGLLPGLFMGGLLTESFFGIPGLGAYTIDAIASQDFAIVRSMVFLGAVLYILSNILIDVAYTWADPRVRMQ; this is translated from the coding sequence ATGCTGAACTATGTGCTGCGCCGACTGGCTTATGGCTTGCTGATCCTCATCGGCGTCAACCTCATCACCTTCGTGCTCTTCTTCACGGTCAACACGCCGGATGACATGGCGCGCCTGAACATTGGCGGCAAGCGTGTCACACCGGACCAGATCGAGAAGTGGAAGGTCGAGCGCGGCTATGACAAGCCCCTGCTGTTCAACGACAAGTTGAGTGGCGCCGACAAGCTGACCGAAACCGTGTTCTGGGATCGATCTGTGTCGCTGTTCAAGTTCGATTTCGGGCGGGCAGACAATGCCAGCGCCGGCGACATCGGCTACCAGATCCGCCAGCGCATGGGGGTGAGCCTGCAGCTGACGGTGCCCCTGTTCCTGCTGGGCCTGCTGGCCAGTGTGATCTTTGCCCTGTGGCTGGTGATGTTCCGCGGGACGCGCATCGATTTCTGGGGCGTGGTGGCCTGCGTGTTCATGATGTCGATCTCCAGCCTGATCTACATCATTGCCGGGCAGTTCCTGTTTTCACGCATGGCCAGGCTGGCGCCCATCTCGGGTTACGCCAATGGCCTGGATGCCTTGCGCTTTCTGGTACTGCCGATCGGCTTGATGCTGCTGGCCAGTCTGGCCGGGCAGGCCCGTTTCTACCGCACGCTCTTTCTGGAGGAGGCGGGCAAGGACTATGTGCGCACCGCGCGGGCCAAGGGCCTGGGCGAAGTGCGCGTGATGCGTGCACACGTGCTGCGCAACGCCATGCTGCCCATCATCACCAGCGCGGGTGGCCTGCTGCCGGGCCTGTTCATGGGCGGGCTGCTGACGGAGAGTTTCTTCGGCATCCCCGGCCTGGGCGCTTACACCATTGATGCCATTGCCAGTCAGGATTTCGCCATCGTGCGTTCGATGGTGTTTCTGGGGGCTGTGCTGTACATCCTCTCCAACATCCTGATCGATGTGGCCTATACCTGGGCTGATCCTCGGGTCCGGATGCAATAA
- a CDS encoding ABC transporter permease, translating to MGFKAVVLWTDVVLWLMLIGLVQYVRVVRRDEALRATWQRVFVTPAGMASAVVLVVMLAVTLADSLHFRLALPAVNGGAQAYDTRTLSVLDLGLRKLIDSRENSYSRPLATYGFTKETVPPKLGEKPVLDENGLPALPKRVFPRLKHGGAGLQDAERDWAPDVAQRLLAGTAGGVAVALLLFALWRKRMGEDNPLAWRAAWMTASCMALLLSWGVALSWGQGYHVLGTDRTGNDVLYSTIKSIRTAFVIGSLATIATIPLALAFGIAAGYFKGWVDDVIQYIYTVLSSVPNILLIAACVLMMQVFIDKHPELFETGLERADLKIFLLCVILGVTGWAGLCRLLRAETLKLRELEYVQAATAFGATPWRIMRRHILPNVMHLVLITTVIEFSGLILYEAVLSYVGIGVDPSMNSFGGMINQARGEMSRDPVVWWSFASAFVFMVSIVLAANLFADAVRDAFDPRARVYRPVKPSAKAVTA from the coding sequence ATGGGATTCAAGGCCGTCGTTTTGTGGACCGATGTGGTGCTGTGGCTCATGCTGATCGGGCTGGTGCAGTACGTTCGCGTGGTGCGTAGGGATGAGGCTCTGCGGGCGACCTGGCAGCGCGTGTTCGTGACGCCCGCCGGCATGGCCTCGGCCGTGGTGCTGGTCGTGATGCTGGCCGTGACCCTGGCCGACAGCCTGCATTTCAGGCTGGCCTTGCCCGCGGTCAATGGTGGAGCCCAGGCCTATGACACGCGCACCCTTTCTGTGCTGGATCTGGGCTTGCGCAAGCTCATCGACAGCCGCGAGAACAGCTATTCCAGGCCCTTGGCCACTTACGGCTTCACCAAGGAAACCGTGCCACCCAAGCTGGGTGAAAAGCCGGTGCTGGACGAGAACGGCCTGCCGGCCTTGCCCAAGCGGGTCTTCCCGCGCTTGAAGCATGGTGGCGCTGGCCTGCAGGATGCCGAAAGAGATTGGGCGCCCGATGTGGCGCAGCGCCTGCTGGCCGGAACGGCTGGTGGTGTGGCGGTGGCCTTGCTGCTGTTTGCCTTGTGGCGCAAGCGCATGGGCGAGGACAACCCCCTGGCCTGGCGCGCTGCCTGGATGACCGCCAGCTGCATGGCGCTGTTGTTGTCCTGGGGTGTTGCATTGAGTTGGGGGCAGGGCTACCACGTGCTGGGCACCGACCGCACGGGCAACGATGTGCTCTACAGCACCATCAAGAGCATCCGCACCGCCTTCGTGATTGGCAGCCTGGCGACCATCGCCACCATCCCGTTGGCATTGGCCTTCGGGATCGCGGCGGGTTACTTCAAAGGTTGGGTGGACGACGTGATCCAGTACATCTACACCGTGCTGTCCTCGGTGCCCAACATCCTGCTGATCGCGGCGTGCGTGCTGATGATGCAGGTGTTCATCGACAAGCACCCGGAGCTGTTCGAGACCGGCCTGGAGCGTGCCGATCTCAAGATCTTCCTGCTGTGCGTGATCCTGGGCGTGACAGGCTGGGCGGGGCTGTGCCGTCTGCTGCGCGCCGAAACCCTCAAACTGCGAGAGCTCGAATACGTGCAGGCGGCCACGGCCTTTGGGGCCACGCCATGGCGCATCATGCGCCGCCACATCCTGCCCAATGTCATGCACCTGGTGCTGATCACCACGGTCATCGAGTTCTCGGGGCTGATCCTGTACGAGGCGGTGTTGTCTTATGTCGGCATTGGCGTGGACCCGTCCATGAACAGTTTTGGCGGCATGATCAACCAGGCGCGTGGCGAGATGTCGCGTGACCCGGTCGTGTGGTGGTCCTTCGCCTCGGCCTTCGTGTTCATGGTGAGCATCGTGCTGGCTGCCAACCTGTTTGCCGACGCCGTGCGTGATGCCTTCGACCCGCGCGCCCGTGTCTATCGCCCCGTCAAACCCTCGGCCAAGGCCGTGACCGCCTGA